CACACCATCTACGGTAATTTGCCCAGCAGTCGGTTCAAAGAAACGGAAAAGCAGCTTGACGATAGTAGACTTGCCGGCACCGGACGGCCCAACAAAGGCAACGCGTTTGCCAGGCTTAATATCCAAATGGACATCCTTCAAAATAGTACGGCCGTTTCCGTATGAAAAACTCACATTTTCGAATACGACTTCGCCTTTGGGCTTTGGAATAGCTACAGGGTTAACAGGCTCCTGGATAGTGACCTTTTCTTGGAGAATCTTAGAAATGCCTTGCAGGTCGGTCAGGTTGTCCTTGAGCTGGCGGTAGATAAAGCCAAGTGTGCTGATAGGCGCTGTCAGGCGGACGATGTAGGTACTCAGTAACACGAGGTCACCTACTGTAAGAATGCCAAAGCTGGCCTGGTTCACTGCCAGGTACAGTGTGCCACCCATACCCGCTACCAGAATAAGTGCTTGGCCACCGGCAACGAGGGCAAAAACGCGGTTAGAGGTAACCCCGGCGCTGTACCAGGTCCCAATGAGTGGTTGGTACTGCTTTTTGAGCCACGGCTCGTTATTGAAATATTTAACAGTGTCGATGTTCCCAATGCTGTCTATTTCGTGGGAAGAAACATCGTCTTCTGCTTGGTTGGCGGCGATGCGCCACTTTTGGCGCTTCTCGGTTGCCCAGACGGTGAACGCGGTGTACACGACTACTGTTCCAAAGGTAATAAGGGCGTAGACCGGGGAGTACAGGTTGAGGAGCAGGGTTGTAACAATGATGAGCTCCACAAAAGTAGGGAGCAGGGAAAGCACCATGATGTCCATGAGGAAGGCAAAGGCGCGGCCACCACGCGTCAAGCGTTTACTGAGTGCCCCAATCTTCTGCTCGTGATGGTAGGCGACAGGCAGGTCTAAGAGGTGCTTGTAGAGCGTCTCTGACATGCGGCGGGAAATGCCCTGTTCGGCGGGGGTAAAGAAATAGTCGCGGAGAAAATCGAAAATTATTTGTCCCAGACTCAGGAGGAAGTACATTCCAAGGAAGCCAACGATGGCGGAGAAAGGACTCTTTGCTGCCAAGCCATCGATTACCTTTTTCAGCCAAATTGGCTCAAAGCTGGCAAATGTCCTTCCGGCAATAAGAAGGACCAGGCTCAAGATTATGAGCGGAAGGTAGGGCTTGGCGAAGCGCGTTAAGTAAAGTGCGGAGGTATTTTTGGTTTTTTCAGGCATGAGTAGCAATTAATAACTGATTTACTGTGCTGGGTTTTGAACGGAGAGTCAAGCTGGTGTGGTGAATAAAAAAGCCGTTCGAGTAATCGAACGGCCGTGGTTCCAGCCTACCTAGCTCTGGGGCTCGTTCCTGAAAAGGAAGCCTCCCGTGATTCGCATAACAGCCCGGTGCTCCTCAGTAAGCTTTACGCCCTCGGTATCGGTGAGGAACTTGGCGTGAGTGTACATGGCCCAGAGGAGGCATTCGGGGTCGTTTGGATTGGAGAGGTTTGCTTTCTCAAGGAGGAATTTACGTTTTTCCACATCTTTCTTTTCCTCCTCAATCAACCGGGCAGCTTTTGCGAGGCGCTGTGCCTCTACTTCCTGCCCCCTCTTAAGCGCCTCCAGGCGCTTAACCTCTGCACCTTCTGCTTCTTCCAAGCGTTTGGTTTCTGCCTCGATGTACTCGGTGAGCAAGACAACTTCGAGTTCAAAGAATACTCGTGCGCTCCTAGCCCTTCTATGCCAATCCTCCAGGCGAACCTGCTCTTCTTCGGGCAGGGTTTTGTAGCCTGCAAGTTGTAGGCAGATAGAGGCTACATACTCCCGGGTCACTAGCCTAAGGGAATATGCCTCTTCAAGTGATGTCGGTATCTCCCGCTCAATACCCTCAAGGGGTTGGCGTCGTTCAATTGCTTCGCGAACTTTTGCTAAAAAACTCAAGTGTAGTCTCCTTGGACGGGCATTTAGGCGGCCAAGCCTCATTGCCCTATC
Above is a genomic segment from Verrucomicrobiia bacterium containing:
- a CDS encoding ABC transporter ATP-binding protein/permease, which codes for MPEKTKNTSALYLTRFAKPYLPLIILSLVLLIAGRTFASFEPIWLKKVIDGLAAKSPFSAIVGFLGMYFLLSLGQIIFDFLRDYFFTPAEQGISRRMSETLYKHLLDLPVAYHHEQKIGALSKRLTRGGRAFAFLMDIMVLSLLPTFVELIIVTTLLLNLYSPVYALITFGTVVVYTAFTVWATEKRQKWRIAANQAEDDVSSHEIDSIGNIDTVKYFNNEPWLKKQYQPLIGTWYSAGVTSNRVFALVAGGQALILVAGMGGTLYLAVNQASFGILTVGDLVLLSTYIVRLTAPISTLGFIYRQLKDNLTDLQGISKILQEKVTIQEPVNPVAIPKPKGEVVFENVSFSYGNGRTILKDVHLDIKPGKRVAFVGPSGAGKSTIVKLLFRFFEPTAGQITVDGV